In Massilia violaceinigra, one DNA window encodes the following:
- a CDS encoding calcium-binding protein, producing the protein MTRFFPVAPSSSLDARRVAPASIPSATDAPVHIVGTEGDDELSGTEEVDLIEGLGGDDAISASGSNDTVLGGAGNDWLWGGTGNNVLDAGDGDDWISAYKGGNTVILGRGNDGMRLFETSGNNTLEGGEGDDKIYISLSRADTAVTTVAHGGTGNDLLEVSGPSSTGLANIVFYGDAGSDVFSVANVGSPNLTVADFDIGAGGDRLNVDYMITGYPSQSANPFGKVGILRLVQQGADTLLQRDTDGAAGTAHGFVTAMVLAGVNVASLTRAHIDGNFDPNGVSELTGTAGNDTLEGSSTDDQIYSLGGRDVVHGGRGRDYIEGGDEIGAGDWIDGGLDGDTLIGGGGDDTLYGMREKDLLEGGSGNDSLVGGEGDDTLDGGDGDDNVSDGYSSDIEYDSGRNIARGGAGNDVLDIHGEYGDVIDGGSGDDSLYGGTGQDTLDGGSGNDVFYLNDYDERISDKIVLGGDGDDTIGFEGGYSHETFRVTGGSGRDTITFIEAGRSYQNVIVTDFQTGPGGDVLDARFKQNENGNPFGSAGYLRLVQSGADTLYQFDEDGAAGTEYSFRTLATLEGVQASQIGAQNIAFGFNPDGSPGTVVLTGTSGNDKLVGSQIDDIIIGGAGQDTLEGNGGNDVMRGDDGNDAMKGGDGTDRLEGGAGNDTIAGGGDGDELFGGAGNDHLSDGGSDDDQIYGGDGDDVLEGRYGGGSYSGGNGNDTLTMTYGAQVADGGAGNDTLTASDGNNIQLNGGSGDDVLTYYGPGNSGLFGGSGRDVLNINSELSATPWRVVAGGGLGDDIIKVVRNTGNTAITATGGEGGDTYELSGAGRLGTLTIKDFMVGAGGDRFDVSDLFTAAMRATDPYAAGVLLLVKNGSSTVIALDRDGKAGPDTGYVLATLENVTPASVKANVVYTETPATGAAAVELVGLAPVDMQLG; encoded by the coding sequence ATGACCCGCTTTTTTCCCGTAGCGCCATCCTCATCGCTGGACGCCAGGCGCGTCGCGCCTGCGTCGATCCCGTCCGCCACCGATGCGCCGGTCCACATCGTCGGCACCGAGGGCGACGACGAACTGTCCGGCACCGAGGAGGTTGACCTGATCGAGGGCCTCGGCGGCGATGACGCCATCAGTGCAAGCGGCAGCAACGACACCGTGCTCGGCGGCGCTGGCAACGATTGGCTGTGGGGGGGCACGGGCAACAATGTCCTCGATGCCGGCGATGGCGACGACTGGATCTCTGCGTATAAGGGCGGCAATACCGTCATCCTCGGCCGAGGCAACGATGGCATGCGCCTGTTTGAAACCAGCGGCAACAACACCCTTGAGGGCGGCGAGGGCGATGACAAGATCTACATCAGTTTATCCCGGGCAGACACGGCGGTCACCACCGTGGCCCATGGCGGCACCGGCAATGACCTTCTCGAAGTCTCGGGGCCCAGCTCAACTGGCCTGGCCAACATCGTCTTTTACGGCGACGCCGGCAGCGATGTGTTCTCCGTGGCCAATGTGGGTAGCCCGAACCTGACGGTCGCCGACTTCGATATCGGTGCCGGGGGCGACCGCCTCAACGTGGACTACATGATCACCGGCTACCCGTCGCAATCGGCCAATCCCTTCGGCAAGGTGGGCATCCTGCGCTTGGTCCAGCAAGGCGCCGACACGCTGCTCCAGCGCGACACCGACGGCGCGGCCGGCACGGCACATGGCTTCGTGACGGCGATGGTGCTCGCCGGCGTGAATGTGGCCAGCCTGACCAGGGCTCACATCGACGGCAACTTCGATCCGAACGGCGTGAGCGAGCTGACCGGCACGGCGGGCAACGACACCCTCGAGGGCAGCAGTACCGACGATCAGATTTACAGCCTCGGCGGACGCGATGTCGTGCACGGCGGCCGGGGGCGCGACTACATCGAGGGCGGCGATGAAATCGGTGCCGGCGACTGGATCGACGGCGGCTTGGACGGTGACACGCTGATCGGCGGCGGGGGCGACGACACGCTGTACGGCATGCGCGAGAAGGACTTGCTGGAAGGCGGCAGCGGCAACGATTCGCTCGTCGGCGGGGAAGGCGACGATACGCTCGACGGCGGCGACGGCGACGACAACGTGAGCGACGGCTACAGCAGCGACATCGAGTACGACAGCGGCAGAAATATCGCGCGCGGCGGCGCCGGCAACGACGTGCTCGATATCCATGGCGAGTATGGCGACGTGATCGATGGCGGCAGCGGCGACGACAGCCTGTACGGCGGCACCGGCCAGGATACGCTCGACGGCGGCAGCGGCAACGACGTGTTCTACCTGAACGATTATGACGAGCGCATCTCCGACAAGATCGTGCTGGGCGGTGACGGCGACGACACCATCGGGTTCGAAGGGGGCTATTCCCACGAAACGTTCCGGGTCACAGGCGGCAGCGGGCGCGACACCATCACGTTCATCGAGGCCGGCCGGTCCTACCAGAACGTGATCGTGACCGATTTCCAGACCGGCCCCGGCGGCGACGTGCTCGACGCGCGCTTTAAACAGAACGAGAACGGCAATCCGTTCGGCAGCGCCGGCTACCTGCGCCTGGTGCAGAGCGGCGCCGATACCCTGTACCAGTTCGATGAGGACGGCGCCGCCGGCACCGAATACAGCTTCCGTACGCTGGCCACCCTCGAGGGCGTGCAGGCTAGCCAGATCGGCGCGCAGAATATCGCCTTCGGCTTCAACCCGGACGGTTCGCCCGGCACGGTGGTGCTGACGGGTACCAGCGGGAATGACAAGCTGGTCGGCAGCCAGATCGACGACATCATCATCGGCGGCGCCGGCCAGGATACCCTGGAAGGCAACGGCGGTAACGATGTCATGCGCGGTGATGACGGCAACGATGCCATGAAAGGCGGCGACGGTACCGACCGCCTCGAAGGTGGCGCCGGGAACGATACCATCGCCGGGGGGGGCGACGGCGACGAGCTGTTTGGAGGCGCCGGCAACGACCATCTGAGCGACGGTGGCTCGGACGACGATCAGATCTACGGCGGCGACGGCGACGACGTGCTGGAAGGCCGCTACGGCGGCGGCAGCTATTCGGGCGGCAACGGCAACGACACGCTCACGATGACTTACGGGGCCCAGGTGGCCGACGGCGGCGCCGGCAACGACACCTTGACCGCCAGTGATGGCAATAATATTCAGCTCAACGGCGGCAGCGGCGACGACGTGCTGACGTACTACGGCCCCGGCAACAGCGGCCTGTTCGGCGGCAGCGGGCGCGACGTGCTGAACATCAATTCGGAACTGTCCGCCACGCCGTGGCGCGTGGTGGCCGGCGGCGGGCTTGGCGACGACATCATCAAGGTCGTGCGCAATACCGGCAATACCGCCATCACCGCCACCGGCGGCGAGGGGGGCGATACCTATGAACTGAGCGGCGCAGGACGGCTGGGCACCCTGACGATCAAGGATTTCATGGTCGGCGCGGGCGGCGACCGCTTCGATGTCAGCGACCTGTTCACCGCCGCGATGCGGGCCACCGACCCGTACGCCGCCGGCGTGCTGCTGCTGGTCAAGAACGGCAGCTCGACCGTGATCGCGCTCGACCGTGACGGCAAGGCGGGCCCGGACACGGGCTACGTGCTGGCGACCCTGGAGAACGTCACGCCGGCGAGCGTGAAAGCCAATGTTGTCTACACCGAGACGCCGGCCACTGGCGCGGCGGCGGTCGAACTGGTGGGCCTGGCACCGGTCGACATGCAGCTCGGCTAA
- a CDS encoding calcium-binding protein yields MTRFFPVAPSSSLDARRVAPASIPSATDAPVRIVGTEGDDQLYGTEEVDLIEGLGGDDAIEASGSNDTVLGGAGNDWLWGGTGNNLLDGGDGDDRVSAYKGGNTVLLGQGNDEVRLFETSGNNTIDGGEGYDKIYVVLSTAATPVTTVAHGGAADDRLGVSGSDRNALANVVLYGDAGSDVFALEGKGSPRLSIADFDTGAGGDRVNVDYMIPSSVPQGVNPFGKVGILRLVQQGADTLLQRDADGAAGTVYGFETALVLAGVNAASLTRAHIDGNIDPHGLSVVTGTEGNDTLEGSSTDDQIYGLGGRDVVHGGYGNDYIEGGDETGAGDWIAGGLGKDTLKGGAGDDNLYGEREADLLDGGNGNDTLVGGEGNDTIDGGDGDDDLNDGSGGGDLDYDAGRNTVYGGAGNDLLRIDGRYGDLLDGGSGDDTLVGGNGSDTLDGGSGNDWFEMSTYNTYDFVSDTIVLGGDGDDTIAVAGGMSAENFLVTGGSGRDTIVFTDAADSYEKVIVTDFQAGPGGDLLDARFEQKENSNPFGSAGYLRLVQSGADTLYQFDADGAAGTEYSFRTLATLKDVQASQIGAQNIIFGFNPDGSPTTMVQTGTSGNDKLAGSQINDTIIGGAGQDTLQGNGGNDVMRGDDGNDAMNGGEGSDRVDGGAGHDTIVGGNGSDELFGGAGNDHLSDGGGEVDQVYGGDGDDVLEGRYGGGSYSGGNGNDTLTMTYGTQVADGGAGNDTLVATDGYNIQLNGGSGDDVLTYYGPGNSGLFGGSGRDVLNIVSDVYLTSSSVVAGGGAGDDTIKLLRNAANIQVNATGGEGVDTYELSGAGRLGTLTIKDFMVGAGGDRFDVSDLFTAAMRATDPYEAGVLLLVKNGSSTVITLDRDGKAGAETGYVLATLENTTPASVKAHIVYTETPATSAAAIELVGLAPVDMQLG; encoded by the coding sequence ATGACCCGCTTTTTTCCCGTAGCGCCATCCTCATCGCTTGACGCCAGGCGCGTCGCGCCTGCATCGATCCCGTCCGCCACCGATGCGCCGGTCCGCATCGTCGGCACCGAGGGCGACGACCAACTGTACGGCACCGAGGAGGTTGACCTGATCGAGGGCTTGGGCGGCGATGACGCCATCGAGGCGAGCGGCAGCAACGACACCGTGCTCGGCGGCGCTGGCAACGATTGGCTGTGGGGGGGCACGGGCAACAATCTCCTCGATGGCGGCGATGGCGACGACAGGGTTTCTGCGTACAAGGGCGGCAATACCGTCCTCCTCGGCCAAGGCAACGATGAGGTGCGCCTGTTTGAAACCAGCGGCAACAACACCATTGATGGCGGCGAGGGCTATGACAAGATCTACGTCGTTTTATCCACGGCGGCGACGCCGGTGACGACCGTGGCCCATGGCGGCGCGGCCGATGACCGTCTCGGCGTCTCAGGGTCCGACCGAAATGCCCTGGCCAACGTCGTCCTGTACGGCGACGCCGGCAGCGATGTGTTCGCCCTGGAAGGGAAGGGCAGCCCGCGCCTGAGCATCGCCGACTTCGATACCGGTGCCGGGGGCGACCGCGTCAACGTGGACTACATGATCCCCTCTTCCGTGCCGCAAGGCGTCAATCCCTTCGGCAAGGTGGGCATCCTGCGCTTGGTGCAGCAAGGCGCGGACACGCTGCTCCAGCGCGACGCCGACGGCGCGGCCGGCACTGTCTACGGCTTCGAGACGGCGCTGGTGCTCGCTGGCGTGAATGCGGCCAGCCTGACCAGGGCCCACATCGACGGCAACATCGATCCGCACGGCCTGAGCGTCGTGACCGGCACGGAGGGCAACGACACCCTCGAGGGCAGCAGTACCGACGATCAGATTTACGGCCTCGGCGGACGCGATGTCGTGCACGGCGGCTACGGTAACGACTACATCGAGGGCGGCGACGAAACCGGTGCCGGCGACTGGATCGCCGGCGGCTTGGGCAAGGACACCCTGAAGGGCGGCGCTGGCGACGACAATCTGTACGGCGAGCGCGAAGCCGACTTGCTGGACGGCGGCAACGGCAACGATACACTCGTCGGCGGGGAAGGCAACGATACGATTGACGGCGGCGACGGCGACGACGACCTGAACGACGGCTCCGGCGGCGGCGACCTCGACTACGACGCCGGCAGAAATACCGTGTACGGCGGCGCCGGCAACGACTTGCTGAGGATCGATGGCCGGTACGGCGACCTGCTCGATGGCGGCAGCGGCGACGATACCCTGGTCGGCGGCAACGGCAGCGATACGCTCGACGGCGGCAGCGGCAACGACTGGTTCGAGATGAGCACCTATAACACCTACGACTTCGTCTCCGACACGATCGTGCTGGGCGGTGACGGCGACGACACCATCGCGGTCGCAGGGGGCATGTCCGCGGAAAATTTCCTGGTCACCGGCGGCAGCGGGCGCGACACCATCGTCTTCACCGACGCCGCGGATAGCTACGAGAAGGTCATCGTGACCGATTTCCAGGCCGGCCCCGGCGGCGATCTGCTCGACGCGCGCTTTGAGCAGAAAGAGAACAGCAATCCGTTCGGCAGCGCCGGCTACCTGCGCCTGGTGCAGAGCGGCGCCGATACCCTGTACCAGTTCGATGCGGACGGCGCCGCCGGCACCGAATACAGCTTCCGTACGCTGGCCACCCTCAAGGACGTGCAGGCGAGCCAGATCGGCGCGCAAAATATCATCTTCGGCTTCAATCCGGACGGTTCGCCCACCACGATGGTACAGACCGGCACCAGCGGCAACGACAAGCTGGCCGGCAGCCAGATCAACGACACCATCATCGGCGGCGCCGGCCAGGATACCCTGCAAGGCAACGGCGGTAACGATGTCATGCGGGGTGATGACGGCAACGATGCCATGAACGGCGGCGAAGGCAGCGACCGCGTCGACGGCGGCGCCGGGCACGATACCATCGTCGGTGGTAACGGCAGCGACGAGCTGTTCGGTGGCGCCGGCAACGACCATCTGAGCGACGGTGGCGGGGAGGTAGATCAGGTCTACGGCGGCGACGGCGACGACGTGCTGGAAGGGCGCTACGGCGGCGGCAGCTATTCGGGCGGCAACGGCAACGACACGCTCACGATGACTTACGGCACCCAGGTGGCCGACGGCGGCGCCGGCAACGACACCTTGGTTGCCACGGATGGCTATAATATTCAGCTCAACGGCGGCAGCGGCGACGACGTGCTGACGTACTATGGCCCCGGCAACAGCGGCCTGTTCGGCGGCAGCGGGCGCGACGTGCTGAACATTGTCTCGGACGTGTACCTCACGTCCAGCAGTGTGGTGGCCGGCGGCGGGGCTGGCGACGACACCATCAAGCTACTGCGCAACGCCGCCAACATCCAGGTCAACGCCACCGGCGGCGAGGGCGTCGATACCTATGAACTGAGCGGCGCAGGACGCCTGGGCACCCTGACGATCAAGGATTTCATGGTCGGCGCGGGCGGCGACCGCTTCGATGTCAGCGATCTGTTCACCGCCGCGATGCGGGCCACCGACCCGTACGAGGCCGGTGTGCTGCTCTTGGTCAAGAACGGCAGCTCGACCGTGATCACGCTCGACCGTGACGGCAAGGCGGGCGCCGAGACGGGCTATGTGCTGGCGACCCTGGAGAACACCACGCCAGCGAGCGTGAAAGCCCATATTGTCTACACCGAGACGCCGGCTACTTCCGCAGCGGCGATTGAGCTGGTCGGTCTGGCACCGGTCGACATGCAGCTCGGCTAA
- a CDS encoding calcium-binding protein: MTRFVPVPPSPSLDARRVAFEAIPSATSAPVHIIGTEGDDELYGTAADELIEGAGGDDSVETTGGNDTVLGGTGNDGLRGSGGNDYLDGGDGDDWIAAYAGDNTVLGGRGADSIRIETAGNNSIDGGEGNDQIDVDFVAGDTPAATVAHGGAGDDAFIARVFDASLTKVVLYGDAGSDLFSLIDGSANLTVADFDTGAGGDRLNVDYLVPNMGTYNPFGKAGVLRLVQQGADTLLQRDADGAAGTAYGFETALVLSGVNAASLTSAHIDGNFDPSGLSEGQVVSGTAGDDTLDGSRRDDQMYGLGGRDVLRGADGNDYLEGGDETGPGDRLYGDWGQDTLNGGAGDDALYGMEGNDLLEGGGGNDSLNGGEHGDTLSGGAGNDSLVGAQGDDSLDGGEGDDNLTDYVWTSDGYFDGGTNIARGGAGNDVLGIHGTGGDLLDGGSGDDSLYGGSGQDTLDGGSGNDHLEVIAQNAIADTAVLGGDGDDTIAFQSGRAQDTIRVTGGSGRDTIAFIGGGHEEQVSVTDFQAGAGGDLLDMRFYQEGSGNPFGSAGFLRLVQSGADTLYQFDEDGAAGSIHGFRTLATLKGVQASQIGAQNITFGFNPDGSPGTVVLTGTSGNDKLVGSPIDDTIIGGAGQDTLEGNSGDDVMRGDDGNDALNGGTGADRVDGGAGNDTLEGGGGNDALFGGAGNDYVTDAHGDDQVHGGDGDDVLYLGHGSDILSGGNGNDKITVYYGDHVADGGAGNDTVTGENGNMQLNGGSGDDVLSIDGIGNHGLFGGSGRDVLHIVSDLSATPGRVVASGGTGDDTIKLVRETGNTEVTATGGEGADTYELSGIGRLGTLTIKDFTVGAGGDRFDVSDLFSASMRAGDPYEAGVLLLVKRGASTLIVLDRDGKAGADTAYVLATVENATPASLKAHIVHTEPAATPAAVELVGLAPADMQLG; the protein is encoded by the coding sequence ATGACCCGTTTTGTCCCCGTACCCCCATCTCCCTCCCTCGATGCCAGGCGCGTCGCGTTTGAAGCGATCCCGTCCGCCACAAGTGCGCCTGTCCACATCATCGGCACCGAGGGCGACGACGAACTGTACGGCACCGCCGCCGATGAACTGATCGAGGGCGCCGGCGGCGATGACAGCGTCGAGACCACTGGCGGCAACGATACCGTGCTGGGCGGCACTGGCAACGATGGGCTCAGAGGCTCCGGCGGCAACGATTACCTCGATGGCGGCGATGGCGACGACTGGATCGCTGCCTACGCGGGCGACAATACGGTCCTCGGCGGCCGCGGCGCCGATAGCATCCGTATTGAAACCGCCGGCAACAACAGCATTGATGGCGGCGAGGGCAATGACCAGATCGACGTCGATTTCGTTGCGGGAGACACGCCGGCGGCGACCGTGGCCCATGGCGGCGCCGGCGATGACGCTTTCATCGCCAGGGTGTTCGACGCTTCCCTGACCAAGGTCGTCTTGTACGGCGACGCCGGCAGCGATCTGTTCTCCCTGATTGATGGCAGCGCCAACCTGACGGTCGCCGACTTCGATACCGGCGCCGGCGGCGACCGCCTCAACGTGGACTACCTGGTCCCGAACATGGGCACCTACAATCCCTTCGGCAAGGCGGGCGTCCTGCGCCTGGTCCAGCAAGGCGCGGACACGCTGCTGCAGCGTGACGCCGACGGCGCGGCCGGCACGGCGTATGGCTTCGAGACGGCGCTGGTGCTGTCCGGCGTGAACGCGGCCAGCCTGACCAGCGCCCACATCGACGGCAACTTCGATCCGAGCGGCCTGAGCGAAGGCCAGGTCGTGAGCGGCACGGCGGGCGACGACACCCTCGACGGCAGCAGGCGCGACGATCAGATGTACGGCCTCGGTGGGCGCGATGTCCTGCGCGGCGCCGACGGTAACGACTATCTCGAGGGCGGCGACGAAACCGGTCCCGGCGACCGGCTCTATGGCGACTGGGGCCAGGACACCCTGAACGGCGGCGCGGGCGACGACGCGCTGTACGGTATGGAAGGCAACGACCTGCTGGAAGGCGGCGGCGGCAACGACAGCCTCAATGGCGGCGAACACGGCGATACGCTGTCCGGCGGCGCCGGCAACGATTCGCTCGTCGGCGCGCAAGGCGACGATAGCCTCGACGGCGGCGAGGGCGACGACAACCTCACCGACTATGTCTGGACCAGCGACGGCTACTTCGACGGCGGCACCAATATCGCGCGCGGCGGCGCCGGCAACGACGTGCTGGGCATCCATGGCACGGGCGGCGACCTGCTCGATGGCGGCAGCGGCGACGATTCCCTGTACGGCGGCAGCGGCCAGGATACGCTCGATGGCGGCAGCGGCAACGACCATCTCGAGGTAATAGCCCAGAACGCGATCGCCGACACGGCCGTGCTGGGCGGCGACGGCGACGACACCATCGCGTTCCAGTCGGGCCGGGCCCAGGACACGATCCGGGTCACCGGCGGCAGCGGGCGCGACACCATCGCGTTCATCGGCGGCGGGCACGAGGAGCAGGTGAGCGTGACCGACTTCCAGGCCGGCGCCGGCGGCGACCTGCTCGACATGCGCTTTTATCAGGAAGGGAGCGGCAATCCCTTCGGCAGCGCCGGCTTCCTGCGCCTGGTGCAAAGCGGCGCCGACACCCTGTACCAGTTCGATGAGGACGGCGCCGCCGGCAGCATCCACGGCTTCCGTACGTTGGCCACCCTCAAGGGCGTGCAGGCAAGCCAGATCGGCGCGCAGAATATCACTTTCGGCTTCAACCCGGACGGTTCGCCCGGCACGGTGGTGCTCACGGGTACCAGCGGGAACGACAAGCTGGTCGGCAGCCCGATCGACGACACCATCATCGGCGGCGCCGGCCAGGATACGCTGGAAGGCAACAGCGGTGACGATGTCATGCGCGGCGACGATGGCAACGACGCCCTGAACGGCGGCACGGGCGCCGACCGCGTCGATGGTGGTGCCGGTAACGACACGCTGGAAGGCGGTGGCGGCAACGATGCGCTGTTCGGTGGCGCCGGCAACGACTACGTGACCGACGCTCACGGGGACGATCAGGTCCACGGCGGCGATGGCGACGACGTGCTGTATCTCGGCCACGGCAGCGACATCCTTTCAGGCGGCAACGGCAACGACAAGATCACGGTGTACTACGGCGACCACGTGGCGGACGGCGGCGCCGGCAACGACACCGTGACTGGCGAGAATGGCAACATGCAGCTCAACGGCGGTAGCGGCGACGACGTGCTGTCGATCGACGGCATCGGCAATCACGGCCTGTTCGGCGGCAGCGGGCGCGACGTGCTGCACATCGTCTCGGACCTGTCCGCCACACCCGGCCGCGTGGTGGCCAGCGGCGGTACCGGCGACGACACCATCAAGCTGGTGCGCGAGACCGGCAACACCGAGGTCACCGCCACCGGCGGCGAGGGCGCCGATACCTATGAACTGAGCGGAATCGGACGGCTGGGCACCTTGACGATCAAGGATTTCACGGTCGGCGCGGGCGGCGACCGCTTCGATGTCAGCGACCTGTTCAGTGCATCGATGCGGGCCGGCGACCCGTACGAGGCCGGCGTGCTGCTGCTGGTCAAGCGCGGCGCCTCGACCCTGATCGTGCTCGACCGTGACGGCAAGGCGGGCGCCGATACGGCCTACGTGCTGGCGACCGTGGAAAACGCCACGCCGGCCAGCCTGAAAGCCCATATTGTCCACACCGAGCCGGCGGCCACCCCGGCGGCGGTCGAACTGGTGGGCCTGGCCCCGGCCGACATGCAGCTCGGCTAA